A genomic stretch from Gemmatimonadaceae bacterium includes:
- a CDS encoding nuclear transport factor 2 family protein translates to MVAFAPDVTFESPLSSKLIGERAVADFLAGLFPAIRDIRVKQHIVEGEYVATVFDFDTTFGVIPVFDCFRISNGKLKQIRPFYDPRPITNPQGS, encoded by the coding sequence GTGGTTGCGTTTGCTCCTGACGTCACCTTCGAAAGTCCGTTGTCGTCCAAGTTGATCGGTGAACGAGCTGTTGCGGATTTCCTTGCAGGTTTATTCCCGGCAATCAGGGACATTCGAGTGAAGCAGCACATCGTGGAAGGGGAATACGTGGCGACAGTGTTTGACTTCGACACTACGTTTGGTGTGATTCCCGTGTTCGATTGCTTCCGCATCTCGAACGGGAAGCTCAAGCAAATCCGGCCGTTCTATGATCCGCGTCCGATCACGAATCCGCAGGGATCGTAG
- a CDS encoding tannase/feruloyl esterase family alpha/beta hydrolase, producing MRRLAVLALIVFFTGGAATFPAQSDGAAVPTAGTDASRCAALVNVMLPDLPDTPTRIVSARLVDVPAAGLDGGRGGAPIATRIKQYCQVNGYVAPQNKFELRLPIPADWNQRFFFTPCAGFCGGVNGEACNPSLARGYAAVTHNGGHDGRQGFDGVWAAGSPRLQEDFGWRGVHIVTIATKAITTQYYGRPIVRSYISSCSKGGQSVLRQAQQFPEDYDGYLPIAPVYDFVGRVMAGAWFAQAVNDGRGGSVLDQAAAAAVHKSVLARCGSQAGVDEGLVTDPMTCDWRPEMMACTSANAAGSDCLTPQQVAAVTRLMSPVVNSKGQVVYAYPYIAGTETEWGGWNYSPAGPVLNNLLNDQFMKFMADATPRKNVNPLGSDFDRVPATLARARSIYDATSTDLRAVKARGGKILMWHGLADGSIMASSSVGYYESVVKTMGGRQSTDDFFRLFLIPGVHHCGGGPGLTDFDALTLLENWVEKGQAPDVLIARRLANGAVERSRPVYPYPIRARYSSGNPKDASSFVPFDPARP from the coding sequence ATGAGGCGTCTGGCGGTTCTCGCACTGATCGTCTTCTTCACGGGTGGCGCGGCAACCTTTCCGGCCCAGAGTGACGGTGCTGCTGTACCCACGGCGGGTACAGATGCAAGCCGCTGTGCCGCGCTCGTGAACGTGATGCTGCCGGACCTGCCCGATACGCCGACGCGGATTGTGTCCGCCCGTCTCGTGGACGTGCCGGCGGCAGGCCTCGACGGGGGGCGAGGAGGCGCGCCGATTGCCACGCGCATCAAGCAGTACTGCCAAGTGAACGGCTACGTCGCGCCGCAGAACAAGTTCGAGTTGCGGCTCCCGATCCCGGCCGACTGGAATCAACGGTTCTTCTTTACTCCCTGCGCCGGATTCTGCGGCGGCGTCAACGGCGAGGCCTGCAATCCGAGTCTGGCGCGCGGGTACGCCGCGGTGACGCACAACGGCGGGCACGACGGGCGCCAGGGGTTCGACGGCGTGTGGGCAGCCGGCTCCCCCCGTCTTCAGGAGGATTTCGGCTGGCGCGGCGTGCACATCGTAACGATCGCGACCAAGGCCATCACGACGCAGTATTACGGGCGGCCGATCGTGCGGTCTTACATCTCCTCATGCTCCAAGGGCGGGCAGAGCGTTCTGAGACAGGCGCAGCAGTTTCCCGAGGATTACGACGGATATCTTCCAATCGCGCCCGTCTACGACTTCGTGGGGCGAGTGATGGCGGGCGCCTGGTTCGCGCAGGCGGTGAACGACGGCCGCGGCGGATCGGTGCTCGATCAGGCGGCGGCGGCAGCGGTGCACAAGTCGGTGCTCGCCCGCTGCGGGTCGCAGGCGGGCGTCGACGAGGGATTGGTCACCGATCCGATGACGTGCGACTGGAGGCCTGAGATGATGGCCTGCACGTCGGCCAATGCCGCTGGGTCCGATTGCCTGACGCCACAACAGGTCGCCGCCGTCACGCGCCTGATGAGCCCGGTCGTCAACTCGAAGGGCCAGGTCGTCTACGCGTATCCGTACATCGCCGGCACCGAAACCGAGTGGGGCGGATGGAACTATTCGCCGGCCGGTCCGGTCCTCAACAACCTCTTGAACGATCAGTTCATGAAGTTCATGGCGGACGCCACACCCCGCAAGAACGTCAACCCGCTCGGGTCAGACTTCGATCGCGTTCCCGCCACGCTCGCGCGCGCGCGGTCGATCTACGACGCGACGTCGACGGACTTGCGCGCGGTGAAAGCGCGCGGCGGCAAGATCCTGATGTGGCACGGCCTCGCCGACGGTAGCATCATGGCGAGCTCGTCAGTCGGCTACTACGAAAGCGTGGTGAAGACGATGGGCGGCCGGCAATCGACGGATGACTTCTTCCGCCTGTTCCTGATCCCGGGCGTGCATCACTGCGGGGGCGGGCCAGGGCTCACCGACTTCGACGCGCTCACGCTGCTCGAAAACTGGGTCGAGAAAGGGCAGGCCCCGGACGTCCTGATCGCCCGCCGGCTGGCGAACGGCGCAGTGGAGCGCTCGCGCCCAGTCTATCCGTATCCGATTCGAGCCCGGTATTCGTCGGGCAATCCTAAGGACGCGTCGAGTTTTGTGCCGTTCGACCCGGCCCGGCCGTAG
- a CDS encoding type II toxin-antitoxin system Phd/YefM family antitoxin produces the protein MSSVNVHQAKTHLSQLLRRVAAGEEIIISNAGQPVARLVPIGGAKKRRLGTDQGAFNVPDDFDDPLAPEVLDAFER, from the coding sequence ATGTCCTCTGTCAACGTTCACCAGGCAAAAACCCACCTCTCCCAACTGCTGCGCCGCGTTGCGGCCGGCGAGGAGATCATAATCTCCAATGCCGGCCAGCCAGTCGCGCGCTTAGTGCCCATTGGCGGCGCGAAGAAGCGACGGCTGGGTACCGACCAGGGCGCGTTCAACGTTCCGGACGATTTCGATGATCCCCTCGCGCCCGAGGTGTTGGACGCCTTCGAACGGTGA
- a CDS encoding type II toxin-antitoxin system VapC family toxin: MRLLLDTHVWLWMIAEPERFDVDTAAVLENSANELLLSAASSWEIAIKHSLGKLTLPAPAAKYVPQQIAKTGVTPLLIEHSHALRVAELPSHHRDPFDRLLVAQAELEGVTLMTADRQFEPYGIPIEWV; the protein is encoded by the coding sequence GTGAGGCTCCTGCTCGACACCCACGTCTGGCTGTGGATGATCGCCGAGCCGGAACGGTTTGACGTAGACACGGCGGCGGTGCTGGAAAATTCCGCGAATGAGCTCCTGCTCTCAGCGGCCAGCTCGTGGGAGATTGCGATCAAGCACTCACTTGGCAAACTGACACTTCCAGCGCCGGCAGCGAAGTACGTTCCGCAGCAGATCGCAAAAACCGGCGTGACACCGCTCCTTATCGAACACAGCCATGCGCTCCGCGTCGCCGAGCTGCCCTCGCACCATCGGGATCCCTTCGACCGGCTGCTCGTTGCGCAGGCCGAACTCGAAGGAGTCACGCTGATGACCGCCGACCGACAGTTCGAGCCCTACGGCATTCCTATCGAGTGGGTGTAG
- a CDS encoding FAD-dependent oxidoreductase: protein MAMHTDVTNPHYYHKVVDCQYACPAHTNVPEYLRLIAQGRYTESYLLNRESNVFPGILGRTCDRPCEPACRRMRVDGKPVAICRLKRVAADLRDDVTEYLPKAPLIRNGKRVALIGAGPASLTVANDLLPIGYEVVIYEKTARAGGLMRFNIPAFRLPESVLNEETQCIIDMGAEVRYDTTVESMKALLDEDYDAVFVGSGAPKGKELDIPGRWDPGAREKIHIGIEWLGSVHFGHIDKIGEKVLIIGVGNTAMDCCRTSRRLGGVDTKVIARRSRPYFKASPWELEDAEEEGIDIVENHAPKRFVVENGKLVGMEFERLEWTGGETNGRQTSKVVDTVILPCDEVILAIGQDNAFPWIERDIGIAFDQWNMPVVDKTTMESSLPGAFFGGDSAWGPSNIIWAVEHGHQAAISIHHHCQGVPVTERPPQGMHLASTKMGMHSWAYSNDFNLSPRAKMNHAELVERFSKISVEVELGFTPEQTATEVERCLNCDVETHFSASLCIECDACVDVCPVNCLTIAPPPESEAELRTRLSAPAENLTQDLYVSEALPQTKRVMVKDEDICLHCGLCAERCPTAAWDMAKFALVLPYAFSESGTVVPVTV, encoded by the coding sequence ATGGCCATGCACACCGACGTCACAAATCCTCACTACTACCATAAAGTCGTAGACTGCCAATATGCCTGTCCGGCACACACGAATGTGCCCGAATACCTGCGGCTTATCGCGCAAGGCCGGTACACCGAGTCGTACCTCCTCAATCGCGAGTCCAACGTGTTTCCCGGTATCCTGGGGCGAACCTGCGACCGGCCGTGCGAGCCGGCCTGCCGGCGCATGCGCGTCGATGGGAAACCGGTCGCGATCTGCCGCCTCAAGCGCGTTGCCGCGGATTTGCGCGATGACGTCACGGAATATCTGCCTAAAGCCCCGCTCATCCGGAACGGGAAGCGCGTTGCCCTCATCGGTGCCGGCCCGGCTTCGCTGACGGTCGCCAACGATCTCCTCCCCATCGGGTACGAGGTCGTGATCTACGAAAAGACCGCGCGCGCCGGTGGCCTGATGCGCTTCAACATTCCCGCGTTTCGGTTGCCCGAGAGCGTGTTGAACGAGGAAACGCAGTGCATCATCGACATGGGCGCCGAGGTTCGGTACGACACGACGGTCGAGAGCATGAAGGCGCTGCTCGATGAAGATTACGATGCCGTATTCGTCGGAAGCGGTGCGCCGAAGGGGAAGGAGCTGGACATCCCCGGTCGCTGGGATCCTGGCGCGCGCGAAAAAATTCACATCGGCATCGAGTGGCTTGGATCGGTGCACTTCGGCCACATCGACAAGATCGGCGAAAAAGTGCTGATCATCGGCGTCGGCAACACGGCCATGGACTGCTGTCGCACGTCACGCCGGCTCGGCGGCGTTGACACGAAGGTCATCGCGCGCCGCTCACGCCCGTATTTCAAGGCGTCGCCGTGGGAGCTGGAAGACGCGGAAGAAGAAGGCATCGACATCGTCGAGAATCACGCGCCGAAGCGGTTCGTAGTGGAGAACGGAAAGCTCGTCGGCATGGAATTCGAGCGCCTCGAGTGGACGGGGGGGGAGACAAACGGCCGGCAGACCAGCAAGGTCGTCGATACGGTCATCCTCCCTTGCGACGAAGTGATTCTCGCCATCGGACAGGACAACGCGTTTCCCTGGATCGAGCGCGACATCGGCATTGCGTTCGACCAGTGGAACATGCCGGTGGTCGACAAGACGACAATGGAGTCTTCTCTTCCCGGCGCCTTCTTTGGCGGCGATTCGGCCTGGGGGCCATCGAACATCATCTGGGCAGTAGAGCATGGACATCAGGCGGCCATCTCCATTCACCATCATTGTCAGGGTGTGCCGGTAACGGAGCGTCCGCCTCAGGGAATGCATCTCGCCAGCACGAAGATGGGAATGCATTCGTGGGCGTACAGCAACGATTTCAATCTTTCGCCGCGCGCGAAGATGAATCACGCCGAGCTCGTAGAGCGATTCTCGAAGATCAGCGTGGAGGTGGAGCTCGGATTCACGCCGGAGCAGACGGCCACCGAAGTCGAGCGGTGTCTCAACTGTGATGTGGAAACGCACTTCAGCGCTTCGCTCTGCATCGAATGCGACGCGTGCGTCGATGTGTGTCCGGTCAACTGTCTGACCATCGCGCCGCCTCCGGAGTCGGAAGCGGAGCTTCGCACACGACTGTCGGCACCCGCGGAGAATCTCACACAGGACCTGTACGTCTCAGAGGCGTTGCCGCAAACAAAGCGAGTGATGGTGAAGGACGAAGACATCTGCCTGCACTGCGGATTGTGCGCCGAGCGATGTCCAACGGCGGCCTGGGACATGGCGAAGTTCGCCCTCGTGCTGCCGTATGCTTTTAGTGAGTCAGGTACAGTCGTCCCGGTGACCGTATGA
- a CDS encoding 2-oxoacid:acceptor oxidoreductase subunit alpha gives MSGINDFAFKMATVNGTGSASANSLLMQAIFRMGIPVTGKNIFPSNIQGLPTFYEIRVSKDGYIARPAEVDLVVALNPSTYAKDVATVRPGGYLLYDSSWPLEPELVREGITILGIPFGRMCVENFKGDRDRTLLRNIVYAGALAALLEIDMEIVGQMLIEKFSKKKKLLDANNIAIRLGYDYAKANYDCPLPFHLEKMNANGDSIIIDGNTAAGLGAVYAGATVGAWYPITPSTSLMEAFKNFCEKFRTDPETGLARYCIIQAEDELSAAGIAIGAGWAGARAFTNTAGPGISLMQEFIGLAYYTEIPAVFYDIQRTGPSTGMPTRTQQGDLMSLAYASHGDTKHIVLFPCNPEECFYMSVTAFDLAERFQTPVFVASDLDIGMNDWMCKRLTWDDSYRPDRGKVLGADELANVKKFSRYLCEDEDGIAARTLPGVHPNGAYFVRGSGHDKHGAYTEDSDAYQEVLDRLAIKFAAAAKAVPEPEVRLQQDASVGIVSLGGCHAAVLEAIDRLRGQGIVADYMRVRAFPFNESVKAFLDSHPTVFVVEQNRDAQLRSLLAIETGAARDAMVPVLDYGGMPLTANVVVTAVTNHMAQVAA, from the coding sequence ATGAGCGGTATCAACGACTTTGCGTTCAAGATGGCCACTGTGAATGGCACGGGCTCGGCCAGCGCCAACAGCCTGCTCATGCAGGCGATTTTCCGCATGGGCATTCCGGTGACGGGCAAGAACATCTTTCCGTCGAACATCCAGGGACTGCCCACCTTCTACGAGATTCGTGTCAGCAAGGACGGCTATATCGCGCGCCCGGCTGAAGTTGACCTCGTTGTCGCGCTCAACCCGAGCACTTATGCGAAGGATGTAGCGACGGTGCGCCCGGGCGGCTACCTGTTGTACGACTCGTCGTGGCCGCTCGAGCCCGAGCTGGTGCGCGAGGGCATCACGATTCTCGGCATCCCCTTCGGCCGCATGTGCGTGGAGAACTTCAAGGGAGATCGCGACCGCACGCTGCTCCGCAACATCGTGTACGCGGGCGCGCTCGCGGCGCTGCTGGAAATCGACATGGAAATCGTCGGCCAGATGCTGATCGAAAAGTTCTCGAAGAAGAAGAAGCTGCTCGACGCGAACAACATCGCCATCAGGCTCGGCTACGATTACGCGAAGGCAAACTACGACTGTCCGCTACCGTTTCATCTCGAAAAGATGAACGCCAACGGCGATTCGATAATCATCGATGGCAACACCGCGGCCGGACTCGGCGCGGTATATGCCGGCGCGACGGTGGGCGCGTGGTATCCCATCACGCCATCGACTTCCTTGATGGAGGCGTTCAAGAATTTCTGCGAGAAGTTTCGCACGGATCCCGAGACAGGTCTGGCCCGCTACTGCATCATCCAGGCGGAAGACGAGCTGTCCGCGGCAGGCATCGCCATCGGCGCCGGGTGGGCCGGTGCACGCGCGTTCACGAACACAGCCGGCCCCGGGATATCTCTCATGCAGGAGTTCATCGGGCTCGCGTACTACACCGAGATACCCGCTGTCTTCTACGATATTCAGCGCACGGGCCCGTCCACCGGAATGCCGACGCGCACCCAGCAGGGCGATCTGATGTCGCTTGCGTACGCGTCACATGGTGACACCAAGCACATCGTGCTCTTTCCCTGCAATCCGGAAGAGTGCTTCTATATGAGTGTCACCGCGTTCGATCTTGCCGAGCGTTTTCAGACGCCGGTGTTCGTGGCGAGCGACCTCGACATCGGCATGAACGACTGGATGTGCAAGCGGCTCACGTGGGACGATAGCTATCGCCCGGATCGCGGCAAGGTTCTTGGTGCGGACGAGCTTGCCAACGTGAAGAAGTTCTCGCGGTACCTGTGCGAGGATGAGGACGGGATCGCTGCGCGCACACTTCCCGGCGTGCACCCCAACGGTGCGTACTTCGTGCGCGGCTCGGGTCACGACAAGCACGGCGCATACACGGAAGACTCGGACGCGTATCAGGAAGTGCTCGACCGCCTGGCGATCAAGTTTGCCGCGGCAGCCAAAGCGGTCCCGGAGCCAGAGGTCCGCCTTCAGCAGGACGCGAGCGTTGGCATTGTCTCACTCGGGGGTTGCCACGCCGCGGTGCTCGAAGCGATCGACCGTCTGCGGGGTCAGGGAATTGTTGCGGACTACATGCGCGTCAGGGCGTTTCCGTTCAACGAATCGGTCAAGGCTTTTCTCGATTCTCACCCCACAGTGTTCGTAGTAGAGCAGAACCGCGACGCGCAGCTCCGTTCGTTGCTGGCCATCGAGACCGGCGCCGCGCGCGATGCGATGGTGCCCGTGCTCGATTACGGCGGCATGCCGCTCACGGCGAATGTTGTCGTCACGGCCGTGACGAACCACATGGCACAGGTGGCCGCGTGA